AAACCTTAACGGAATTACCAGATGTGCTAAAAATTACAATTATGTACTAAAAACCTAAGTTTTAAGTAACATGTGTATAACGCAGTCCAACATGACGCTGCCGTCACGCACAACAGCCCACCTGATCAGCGTCGTCGTACACCGGCTGGCAGATGTGGTAGGCAGAGCACTGGTTGTCGATGTCGGCGTAGAAGCCGTACTCCCGTCCCTCGCAGGAGAACCCGGGCTCGATGCGGAAGCCTCCGGGCAACTTGCCGGCCATCCTAGCCGAGGACGCCGCCACCAGCGCCCCCAGGACAGCGAGGAACAGCTTCATCGTGGCTCTGGCAACAGCAGTTTATACAAATACAACAACAAAATAATCTACATACAAAATTCCTAAGTAATATTGAGTAGTTAATAATTGTTTAGTCAGTAGTTCCGGTTCCGATGGCCATAGGGCTAGTAAGCAAGGGATGGAAAGATGGGATAGGGACGCAGGAAACCTTAAGCAGGGAGCGGGATAAAAAGTTTAAGGAAGAGGCTCTTTCGttttctgattgattgattgattgatgaatattaagccacccaagaggtggcacgggtatgaatagcccgtaatctagcagacgatgagtcacaataacgtggatgaaggtatgatgaccacaccacacatcatCAATgaagtgaagaaacgacgacaCTTGGCTCCGTCCTGTGGACCTTTATCAAGTGTGATGAAGCAGTggatgttgttcttgttgttttagatttagtcagaacgaaatgtccctgtagcacgggctatggtgaacccgtaaaatAGAGGGGAAGGGACAGGAAAATAAATAACTTAAGGGAGTGAGATGAAAGGGGAGGTGCAAGTAACCGAAAAGGGTGAGAATAAGATGAAAGGCAAGAATAGCGTGAAAGGTATGAAAGTTGAAGATAAGACAAattacaggttggataacaagaacctctcacactagagatgctataccgatgatgatactcttcaagacgctagtgctctctagagtggagtattgctgcacaatgacagcccctttcaaagctggagatattgctgacctggagagcgtgtagagatcctttactgctagaatccactcagtaaaacatttaaactattggggccgactaaagagcctacatctgtattctcttgagcgcaggcgggagagatacataataatttacacgtggaaaatagtagaggggctggtcccaaacctgcacacagaaataacaccacataagaccagaagacatggcaggatgtgcagaataccccgttgaagagcagaggtgcaacaggtactctgagagagaactctatcaacatcagaggcccgagactgttccactacacataagggacataactggccgacccctcactgtTCAagggagaacttgataaacacctccaaaggattcctgatcaaccaggctgtgactcatacgtcaggctgcgagaagccgcgtccaacagcctggttgacaagtccagcaacgaggaggccaggtcgacgaccggtaacctcaaggtaaggataaGAGGAAGGGACAGAGATAAGTCTGATCACGTTTGCTAAGAAGGTCGGAAAATTTAACTCTGTCCTGTAAaatggaagagtcaacagcaacaaagccaggactcaggttcatgttgggtacgttgtgtatCACAGCCGTGTCGACAAGACGGGTAGAGCTGTTGGTCACTGCTCTATGGGATGGGTAGAGCTGTTGGTCACTGCACTATGTGACGGGTAGAGCTGTTGGTCACTGCTCTATGTGACGGGTAGAGCTGTTGGTCACTGCTCTATGTGATGGGTAGAGCTGTTGGTCACTGCACTATGTGATGGGTAGAGCTGTTGGTCACTGCACTATGTGATGGGTAGAGCTGTTGGTCACTGCTCTATGTGACGGGTAGAGCTGTTGGTCACTGCTCTATGTGACGGGTAGAGCTGTTGGTCACTGCACTATGTGATGGGTAGAGCTGTTGGTCACTGCTCTATGTGACGGGTAGAGCTGTTGGTCACTGCTCTATGTGACGGGTAGAGCTGTTGGCCACTGCTCTATGTGATGGGTAGAGCTGTTGGTCACTGCACTATGGGATGGGTAGAGCTGTTGGTCACTGCTCTATGTGACGGGTAGAGCTGTTGGTCACTGCACTATGTGATGGGTAGAGCTGTTGGCCACTGCTCTATGTGATGGGTAGAGCTGTTGGTCACTGCACTATGGGATGGGTAGAGCTGTTGGCCACTGCACTATGGGATGGGTAGAGCTGTTGGTCACTGCACTATGGGATGGGTAGAGCTGTTGGTCACTGCACTATGGGATGGGTAGAGCTGTTGGCCACTGCACTATGTGATGGGTAGAGCTGTTGGTCACTGCTCTATGTGATGGGTAGAGCTGTTGGTCACTGCACTATGTGATGGGTAGAGCTGTTGGTCACTGCTCTATGTGATGGGTAGAGCTGTTGGTCACCGCTCTATGTAGATGGGTAGAGCTGTTGATCACTGGACTATGTGATGGGTAGAGCTGTTGGTCACCGCTCTATGTAGATGGTTAGAGCTGTTGGTCACTGCTCTATATGATGGGTAGAGCTGTTGGTCACTGCTCTATGTGATGGGTAGAGCTGTATGGTCACTTCTCTATGTGATGGGTAGAGCTGTTGATCACTGCTCTATGTGATGGGTAGAGCTGCTGGTCACTGCACTATGTGACGGGTAGAGCTGTATGGTCACTGCTCTATATGATGGGTAGAGCTGTTGGTCACTGCTCTATGTGATGGGTAGAGCTGTATGGTCACTGCTCTATGTGATGGGTAGAGCTGTTGGTCACTGCTCTATGTGATGGGTAGAGCTGTTGGTCACTGCACTATGGGATGGGTAGAGCT
This genomic stretch from Procambarus clarkii isolate CNS0578487 chromosome 22, FALCON_Pclarkii_2.0, whole genome shotgun sequence harbors:
- the LOC123756500 gene encoding U-scoloptoxin(01)-Cw1a, whose product is MKLFLAVLGALVAASSARMAGKLPGGFRIEPGFSCEGREYGFYADIDNQCSAYHICQPVYDDADQLVEMAHFTFLCGQDTVFNQEQLDCAHPKEAFPCADAASIYESSNYKLRTDPVDPTTTPLP